A genome region from Altererythrobacter aquiaggeris includes the following:
- a CDS encoding DUF4197 family protein, with product MTDFMNKAASRRNFIAGMGVGTAALALPGCAALPGFGLTDALSRLLLLSSERAFARLTADGGFWDQQVAQAGLNQFLGARGNVLAGILTSTLFKRRLEGAFADVAEEGADRAAPLVADAVRTIGWRNAEALVRGGPRAATGFLRSEMGGTLINAMVPQLGQAMRIAEDPLVGQAISALAGVDLSGVARNISGKVDDIIWGEIGREESLIRENPRATNDPLIIGVFGTGL from the coding sequence ATGACCGATTTCATGAATAAAGCCGCCAGCCGCCGGAATTTTATTGCCGGTATGGGTGTGGGCACTGCCGCGCTTGCGTTGCCGGGCTGTGCCGCGCTGCCGGGCTTTGGACTGACCGATGCCCTGTCGCGCCTGTTGCTGCTGTCCAGCGAGCGCGCCTTTGCCCGGCTGACCGCAGACGGCGGGTTCTGGGATCAGCAGGTCGCGCAAGCAGGGTTGAACCAGTTTCTCGGTGCGCGCGGCAATGTGTTGGCAGGTATATTGACCTCGACATTGTTCAAGCGCCGCCTCGAGGGTGCCTTTGCCGATGTTGCCGAAGAAGGTGCCGACCGCGCAGCCCCGCTGGTGGCGGATGCGGTTCGCACGATCGGCTGGCGCAATGCCGAGGCGCTGGTGCGCGGCGGACCGCGCGCGGCGACCGGCTTCCTGCGCAGCGAAATGGGGGGCACATTGATCAACGCGATGGTCCCGCAACTGGGCCAGGCAATGCGGATCGCCGAAGATCCGCTGGTCGGACAAGCGATCTCCGCGCTGGCCGGTGTCGATCTTTCCGGGGTCGCGCGCAATATTTCCGGCAAGGTCGATGACATAATCTGGGGCGAGATTGGCCGCGAGGAATCGCTGATCCGCGAAAATCCGCGCGCGACAAACGATCCGCTGATTATCGGAGTGTTCGGCACGGGATTATAA
- the cobT gene encoding cobaltochelatase subunit CobT translates to MADQTPLDLFKQALTGTARALAHEPEVELGWSADTPTLSGKAMKVPLPGRSLPRDQAAEARGFADSFALRLRHHSETLHQKNMPAEPVARAAYDAVELVRYEALGARRYAGIAENIGAASDLRTASDAITRAQTAADVPLESALALLLREKLTGQPIPDRARPGVDLMREFIETGAGDGFDALACSLDDQEAFQSLSLDLLRRLDLTLPEDGDAGSDDDGDEDDGENPDDQDTDDEDEGGAEPQSTEMAGEPTEGDADGDSETEPGDDDEMSDGDTGDDGEEGMMPVRPNRPWTDLPDNFDYKAFTDSFDEVVEANELCDAEELDRLRAYLDSQLTGLQSIVTKLANRLQRRLMAQQNRSWDFDQEEGMLDAARLARVVTMPGHALSYKVERDQEFKDTIVTLLIDNSGSMRGRPISIAAISADILARTLERCGVKTEILGFTTRAWKGGQSREAWLGEGKPAAPGRLNDLRHIIYKKADEPWRRARRNLGLMMREGLLKENIDGEALLWAHTRLLARPEDRRIMMVISDGAPVDDSTLSVNSAGYLEMHLRRVIDWIEKQSPVQLVAIGIGHDVTRYYKRAVTIMDVEQLGGTIIEQLAGLFEDDKR, encoded by the coding sequence TTGGCAGACCAGACACCTCTCGACCTGTTCAAACAGGCTTTAACCGGCACTGCGCGCGCGCTCGCACATGAGCCGGAGGTCGAACTTGGCTGGAGCGCAGACACGCCGACATTGTCGGGCAAGGCCATGAAAGTGCCGCTCCCGGGCCGCAGCCTGCCGCGCGACCAGGCCGCCGAGGCGCGCGGATTTGCCGATAGTTTCGCGCTGCGACTGCGGCATCATAGCGAAACATTGCATCAGAAAAATATGCCCGCCGAACCCGTCGCGCGGGCCGCCTATGATGCAGTGGAACTGGTGCGATACGAAGCGCTTGGCGCGCGGCGCTATGCCGGGATTGCGGAGAATATCGGCGCGGCGAGCGACCTTCGCACGGCATCCGATGCAATCACCCGCGCGCAAACCGCTGCCGATGTGCCGCTGGAATCCGCGCTTGCGCTGCTGCTGCGCGAAAAGCTGACCGGACAGCCGATCCCGGACCGCGCAAGGCCCGGTGTCGATCTGATGCGCGAATTTATCGAAACCGGCGCTGGCGACGGCTTTGATGCTTTGGCCTGCTCGCTTGACGATCAGGAAGCGTTCCAGTCACTTTCGCTCGATCTGCTTCGCCGCCTCGATCTGACGTTGCCCGAAGATGGTGATGCCGGTTCGGACGATGACGGTGATGAAGACGACGGCGAAAATCCCGACGATCAGGATACCGACGACGAGGATGAAGGCGGCGCAGAACCGCAATCGACCGAAATGGCGGGCGAGCCCACCGAAGGCGACGCGGACGGCGACAGCGAAACCGAACCGGGCGATGATGACGAAATGTCCGACGGCGACACGGGGGATGACGGCGAAGAAGGCATGATGCCCGTGCGTCCCAACCGCCCGTGGACCGATCTGCCCGACAATTTCGACTACAAGGCATTCACCGACAGCTTTGACGAAGTGGTCGAAGCAAACGAGCTATGCGATGCCGAGGAACTTGACCGTCTGCGCGCCTATCTCGACAGCCAACTGACCGGTTTGCAAAGCATTGTGACCAAGCTCGCCAACCGCTTGCAACGCCGGCTGATGGCGCAGCAGAACCGCAGCTGGGATTTCGATCAGGAGGAAGGGATGCTGGATGCAGCCCGCCTCGCACGCGTGGTGACCATGCCCGGCCATGCATTGAGTTACAAGGTCGAGCGCGATCAGGAATTCAAGGACACTATCGTTACGCTGCTGATCGACAATTCCGGTTCGATGCGCGGGCGGCCCATTTCAATTGCAGCTATCAGCGCGGATATTCTGGCGCGCACGCTGGAGCGGTGCGGCGTGAAAACCGAAATTCTGGGCTTTACCACGCGCGCCTGGAAGGGCGGGCAAAGCCGCGAGGCATGGCTGGGTGAGGGCAAACCTGCCGCACCGGGCCGGCTGAATGATCTGCGCCACATCATTTATAAGAAAGCCGACGAGCCATGGCGCCGCGCGCGCCGCAATCTCGGCCTGATGATGCGCGAGGGGCTGCTGAAGGAAAACATCGACGGCGAGGCGCTGCTCTGGGCGCACACCCGTTTGCTGGCGCGGCCCGAAGACCGCCGGATCATGATGGTAATTTCGGACGGCGCACCGGTGGACGATTCGACGTTGAGCGTAAACTCCGCCGGCTATCTGGAAATGCACCTGCGCCGCGTGATCGACTGGATCGAAAAACAGTCCCCCGTCCAGCTTGTCGCCATCGGCATAGGCCACGATGTGACCCGCTATTACAAACGCGCCGTGACGATCATGGATGTGGAACAACTCGGCGGCACGATTATCGAGCAGCTGGCTGGATTGTTCGAGGATGATAAAAGGTAA
- the metF gene encoding methylenetetrahydrofolate reductase [NAD(P)H], whose product MNAALDPKHEAKMASDTPLFAALPGDIRASFEFFPPKSERMEALLWDAVQQLAPLHPSFVSVTYGAGGSTRERTHNTVARIIREAGLPAAAHLTCVDASKAEIREVAEQYWEAGVRHIVALRGDAGEPGLPFKPHPEGFANAAQLVRGLKDIADFEISVAAYPETHPDASCPDSDIDNLARKLDAGATRAITQFFFSADTFFRFRDKLAARGIDAPVVPGILPVTNVAQARKFAGACGAQIPDWMDGLFEGLDARPASRQLVAATIAAELCRRLYAGGVRDLHFYTLNRAELAYAICHLLGMRPAENTA is encoded by the coding sequence ATGAACGCCGCACTGGACCCCAAACACGAAGCAAAAATGGCTAGCGACACTCCGCTATTCGCGGCGTTGCCGGGCGATATCCGCGCATCTTTCGAATTCTTTCCGCCCAAAAGCGAACGGATGGAAGCGCTGCTGTGGGATGCGGTCCAGCAATTGGCACCGCTGCATCCCAGCTTCGTATCGGTAACCTACGGCGCGGGCGGTTCGACGCGCGAGCGAACGCATAACACGGTCGCCCGCATCATCCGCGAGGCCGGGCTGCCCGCTGCAGCGCATCTGACCTGTGTCGATGCCAGCAAGGCCGAAATCCGCGAAGTGGCCGAACAGTATTGGGAAGCCGGTGTCAGGCATATCGTGGCCCTGCGCGGCGATGCGGGCGAGCCGGGCTTGCCTTTCAAGCCGCATCCCGAAGGCTTCGCCAATGCCGCACAGCTAGTGCGCGGATTGAAAGACATCGCCGATTTCGAAATATCGGTGGCAGCCTATCCCGAAACCCATCCCGATGCGTCATGTCCCGATAGCGATATCGACAATCTGGCACGCAAACTGGACGCCGGGGCAACCCGCGCAATCACCCAGTTCTTCTTCAGCGCAGACACTTTCTTCCGCTTTCGCGACAAGCTGGCGGCGCGCGGGATCGATGCACCGGTCGTGCCCGGAATTCTGCCGGTGACCAACGTGGCGCAAGCGCGAAAGTTTGCCGGCGCTTGCGGCGCGCAAATTCCCGACTGGATGGACGGACTGTTCGAAGGTCTGGACGCGCGCCCTGCCAGCCGTCAGCTGGTTGCAGCAACCATCGCCGCCGAACTGTGCCGCAGACTGTATGCCGGCGGCGTCAGGGACCTGCATTTCTACACGCTCAACCGTGCGGAGCTGGCTTATGCGATTTGCCATCTGCTCGGGATGCGTCCGGCAGAGAATACCGCATGA
- a CDS encoding homocysteine S-methyltransferase family protein has product MTVREQFLREAGKRILVKDGPYGTAIQNEALDEAGYKGAYELGFDQKGNNDLLNLTQPAIIAKICDRYIAAGAHVLATNTFNSTRISQADYGAEALVPQINRRAAEIIRERITAATQADGIPRFVAGAMGPTNKTLSLSPDVEDPGFREVTFDEVAEVYLEQASALLEGGADFILVETIFDTLNAKAAIMAVRTLAGQMDRDIPLMLSMTLTDLSGRNLSGHTVEAFWNAVRHAKPLTVGLNCSFGAEQLRPHIRVLSDNANTLVMAYPNAGLPNDLGEYDELPETTSALVREWAENGQVNVLGGCCGSTPEHIAAIARACEGLAPRPLPDLTTITRLAGLEPFEIAA; this is encoded by the coding sequence ATGACTGTTCGTGAACAATTCCTGCGCGAAGCGGGCAAGCGGATATTGGTGAAAGACGGCCCTTATGGAACGGCAATCCAGAACGAAGCCCTCGATGAAGCAGGCTATAAAGGGGCTTACGAGCTTGGCTTCGACCAGAAGGGCAACAATGACCTTCTGAACCTGACACAGCCGGCAATTATCGCAAAAATCTGCGACCGGTATATTGCAGCGGGCGCGCATGTTCTGGCAACCAACACGTTCAATTCCACCCGCATCAGCCAGGCCGATTACGGCGCGGAAGCATTGGTGCCTCAGATCAACCGCCGCGCCGCCGAGATCATCCGTGAGCGGATAACCGCCGCAACCCAGGCAGACGGTATTCCGCGCTTCGTTGCCGGGGCGATGGGCCCGACCAACAAGACACTGTCGCTGTCACCCGATGTCGAAGACCCCGGCTTCCGCGAAGTGACCTTTGACGAGGTCGCCGAAGTTTATCTGGAACAGGCGTCAGCCCTGCTGGAAGGCGGCGCAGACTTCATTCTGGTCGAGACGATTTTCGATACGCTGAATGCCAAGGCCGCGATCATGGCGGTCCGTACACTCGCCGGGCAAATGGACCGCGACATTCCGCTGATGCTTTCCATGACGCTGACCGACCTTTCGGGACGCAATCTGTCGGGCCATACGGTCGAAGCATTCTGGAATGCCGTCCGCCATGCCAAACCGCTTACGGTCGGGCTGAATTGCAGCTTCGGGGCGGAACAATTGCGGCCGCATATCCGTGTGCTCTCGGACAACGCCAATACGCTGGTCATGGCCTATCCCAATGCCGGGCTGCCCAACGATCTGGGCGAATATGACGAATTGCCCGAAACCACGTCTGCGCTTGTGCGCGAATGGGCCGAAAACGGGCAGGTCAACGTGCTTGGCGGGTGCTGCGGTTCCACGCCCGAGCATATTGCGGCGATTGCACGGGCCTGCGAGGGCCTCGCACCGCGCCCGCTGCCCGACCTGACCACTATCACCCGGCTTGCGGGTCTGGAACCTTTCGAGATTGCCGCCTGA
- the cysS gene encoding cysteine--tRNA ligase, producing the protein MTDSKLQLYNSLTRELEPFEPVHEGEARVYTCGPTVYNYQHIGNMRAYVFADTLGRTLSWKGYRLTHVINITDVGHLTSDADEGEDKMEKMAARESKSAWDIAAFYAADFKQDLQRLNIRKTAHPRATEYVDAMIEWGKQIAPGHCYELDSGLYFDTSTVAGYGRLARAVTEDGEGRIAAVDGKRNAADFAIWRKTPDGETRQMEWDSPWGKGAPGWHLECSVMGEKLLGFPFDIHTGGIDHREIHHPNEIAQNQAFCGSDASGARIWMHNNFLVERSGKMSKSSGEFLRLQLLIDKGYHPLAYRMMCLQAHYRSELEFSWEGLQAALTRLKRMVMGVERLCGAFAADWSPTSLEWVLSRHAESFDRSMSEDLNTPKAITSFEHLLFDKKIRSDEKFATLNLMNDVLGLDLFNLKRTDLRIRPKHATVTESEIEDALARRKAAKAERDFAASDAIRDELSAKGVELMDGDPLGWDWKLG; encoded by the coding sequence ATGACCGATAGCAAACTCCAGCTCTACAACAGCCTGACGCGCGAGCTTGAGCCATTCGAGCCCGTCCATGAGGGCGAAGCGCGCGTTTATACCTGCGGGCCGACCGTCTATAATTACCAGCATATCGGCAATATGCGCGCCTATGTGTTCGCCGATACGCTGGGCCGCACGCTGAGTTGGAAGGGCTACAGGCTCACCCATGTCATCAACATTACTGATGTCGGACATCTGACGTCCGACGCCGATGAGGGCGAGGACAAGATGGAGAAAATGGCTGCGCGCGAGAGTAAATCCGCGTGGGATATTGCAGCCTTTTACGCGGCGGATTTCAAGCAGGATCTGCAACGGCTGAATATCCGCAAGACCGCCCATCCGCGCGCCACCGAATATGTCGATGCGATGATCGAATGGGGCAAGCAGATTGCGCCGGGCCATTGCTACGAGCTGGATAGCGGGCTGTATTTCGATACTTCGACAGTGGCGGGTTACGGGCGGCTGGCCCGCGCTGTGACCGAGGACGGGGAAGGCCGGATCGCCGCAGTCGATGGCAAGCGCAACGCCGCAGATTTCGCCATCTGGCGCAAGACCCCAGATGGGGAAACGCGCCAGATGGAATGGGATTCGCCGTGGGGCAAGGGCGCGCCGGGGTGGCATCTGGAATGCTCGGTCATGGGCGAAAAGCTGCTTGGCTTCCCGTTCGACATTCACACGGGCGGCATCGATCACCGCGAGATTCACCACCCGAACGAAATTGCGCAAAATCAGGCATTTTGCGGCAGCGATGCGTCCGGTGCGCGCATCTGGATGCACAACAATTTTCTCGTCGAGCGCAGCGGCAAAATGTCGAAGAGTTCTGGCGAATTCCTCCGCCTGCAACTGCTGATCGACAAAGGGTATCACCCGCTGGCCTACCGGATGATGTGCCTGCAGGCGCATTACCGCAGCGAGCTGGAGTTTAGCTGGGAAGGGTTGCAGGCCGCGCTGACCCGGCTGAAACGGATGGTGATGGGCGTTGAGAGACTGTGCGGCGCGTTTGCAGCGGATTGGTCGCCAACTTCGCTTGAATGGGTGCTTTCACGACATGCAGAATCTTTTGACCGTTCAATGAGCGAGGATCTCAATACGCCGAAGGCGATTACTTCGTTTGAACACTTGCTGTTCGACAAGAAAATCAGGTCAGATGAGAAGTTCGCCACTCTGAACCTAATGAATGATGTTCTGGGGCTCGATCTATTCAATTTGAAGCGCACCGACCTCCGCATCCGTCCAAAACACGCCACAGTCACCGAATCCGAAATCGAAGACGCACTCGCCCGTCGCAAGGCCGCAAAGGCGGAAAGAGACTTCGCCGCGTCCGACGCAATCCGCGACGAACTCTCGGCCAAAGGCGTCGAACTGATGGATGGCGATCCGCTGGGCTGGGACTGGAAGCTGGGCTGA
- a CDS encoding primosomal protein N' has product MNRVRLLIFNAALGPLDYRVPDGMDVGPGSVVRAPLGPREIVGIVWEPERLQADSVPDARLRPLRGVMPVPPLSARLRRLIEWTADYYCAPLASVARMVLSSGAALKGAATMTEYRLSGREPDRMTPRRAVAMDALQGEQATIRELAELSGVSEGVLRGLVGQNVLEQVEVDIDRPYPLARADHDPPELEPGQQEVSARLVEAVEAAEFAPFLLDGVTGSGKTETYFEALAAALRNGRQVLVLLPEIALTEAFLRRFEQRFGAPPIVWHSSLKSTERRRAWRAIASGRAQVVVGARSSLFLPYKNLGLIVVDEAHEVSFKQDEGVRYNARDVAVMRARFENVPVVLASATPALESLHMADSGIYEKLVLASRFGGAQLPEIGIVDLREEKPERGRWLAPRLVEELKLRLEKGEQSLLFLNRRGYAPLTLCRHCGYRFQCPNCSAWLVEHRLSQRLACHHCGHETQPPGTCPECGEPDCLVACGPGVERIADEVREIMPGARVAVVTSDTLNSPEKAAQFVAEAESGVIDVIVGTQLVTKGFHFPELTLVGVVDADLGLEGGDLRAAERTYQQIAQVAGRAGRGSKPGEVLIQTRHPEAAVIAALAAGDRDAFYEAETESRRGAGAPPFGRWAAIIVSSEDEAEARDAARAIGGKRPQMDDLMVLGPAPAPMALLRGRYRYRLLINARRTAALQDVIRAWLAEFRFPAGVRVGVDIDPYSFV; this is encoded by the coding sequence ATGAACCGCGTCCGACTCCTCATATTCAATGCCGCACTGGGCCCCCTGGACTACCGCGTGCCTGACGGCATGGATGTAGGCCCGGGCTCGGTTGTCCGCGCGCCGCTGGGGCCGCGCGAAATTGTCGGCATTGTCTGGGAACCGGAACGGTTGCAGGCAGATAGCGTTCCTGACGCCCGCCTGCGCCCGCTGCGCGGGGTCATGCCGGTACCGCCGCTGAGCGCCAGATTGCGCCGCCTGATCGAATGGACGGCCGACTATTATTGCGCGCCGCTGGCATCTGTGGCGCGAATGGTGCTGTCCAGCGGTGCCGCGCTGAAAGGCGCCGCCACAATGACCGAATACCGGCTGAGCGGGCGCGAACCTGATCGAATGACCCCCCGGCGTGCCGTAGCGATGGACGCGCTGCAGGGTGAGCAGGCGACGATCCGCGAGCTTGCGGAATTGTCCGGCGTGAGCGAGGGCGTGCTGCGCGGCCTCGTCGGTCAGAACGTTTTGGAACAGGTCGAGGTCGATATCGACCGCCCCTATCCGCTCGCGCGCGCCGATCATGATCCGCCTGAACTGGAACCGGGCCAGCAGGAAGTATCGGCGCGGCTGGTGGAAGCGGTGGAAGCGGCAGAATTCGCGCCATTCCTGCTCGACGGGGTGACCGGGTCCGGCAAAACGGAAACCTATTTCGAAGCGCTCGCCGCCGCGCTCAGAAATGGCCGTCAGGTGCTGGTGCTGCTGCCTGAGATCGCGCTGACGGAGGCTTTTCTCCGGCGGTTCGAGCAGCGGTTCGGGGCGCCGCCGATCGTGTGGCACTCCTCGCTCAAATCGACCGAACGCAGGCGTGCGTGGCGCGCAATCGCGAGCGGGCGCGCGCAAGTGGTGGTCGGCGCACGGTCATCGCTGTTCCTGCCCTATAAAAACCTCGGGCTGATCGTGGTGGACGAAGCGCACGAAGTTTCCTTCAAACAGGACGAGGGTGTGCGCTACAATGCCCGCGATGTCGCAGTCATGCGCGCGCGGTTCGAAAATGTGCCGGTGGTGCTGGCCAGCGCGACACCCGCGCTCGAAAGCCTGCATATGGCCGATAGCGGGATTTACGAAAAACTGGTGCTGGCAAGCCGTTTCGGCGGCGCGCAACTGCCCGAAATCGGAATTGTCGATCTGCGCGAGGAAAAGCCCGAACGGGGCCGCTGGCTTGCACCCAGACTGGTGGAAGAACTCAAGCTGCGGCTGGAGAAAGGCGAACAATCGCTGCTGTTCCTCAATCGCCGCGGTTATGCTCCGCTCACTTTGTGCCGCCATTGCGGTTACCGCTTCCAATGCCCCAATTGTTCCGCATGGCTGGTCGAACACCGGCTGAGCCAGCGGCTGGCCTGCCATCATTGCGGGCATGAAACACAGCCGCCCGGGACTTGCCCGGAATGCGGCGAACCCGATTGTCTGGTTGCTTGCGGGCCCGGCGTGGAACGGATCGCCGATGAAGTTCGCGAAATAATGCCCGGCGCCCGCGTGGCGGTGGTAACATCCGACACGCTAAACTCGCCCGAAAAGGCTGCACAATTCGTGGCAGAGGCCGAATCCGGCGTGATTGACGTTATCGTCGGGACGCAGCTTGTGACGAAAGGGTTCCACTTCCCCGAACTGACTCTGGTGGGCGTGGTGGACGCCGATCTTGGGCTGGAGGGCGGCGATCTGCGGGCCGCCGAACGCACTTACCAGCAAATCGCGCAAGTGGCGGGCCGTGCAGGGCGCGGGAGCAAGCCGGGCGAAGTGCTGATCCAGACACGCCATCCGGAGGCCGCCGTCATCGCCGCACTTGCAGCGGGCGACCGCGACGCATTTTACGAAGCGGAAACCGAATCCCGCCGCGGCGCGGGCGCGCCGCCGTTCGGCCGCTGGGCCGCGATCATCGTATCGAGCGAGGATGAAGCCGAGGCCCGCGACGCCGCGCGCGCAATCGGCGGAAAACGGCCACAAATGGACGATCTCATGGTGCTGGGCCCCGCCCCTGCTCCGATGGCACTATTACGCGGGCGCTACCGCTACAGGCTGCTGATAAACGCGCGGCGTACGGCTGCGTTGCAGGATGTGATCCGCGCATGGCTGGCCGAATTCAGGTTTCCCGCCGGGGTCAGGGTCGGGGTTGATATCGACCCATATAGTTTCGTCTGA
- a CDS encoding GNAT family N-acetyltransferase, whose protein sequence is MAGRLSVKRLTASEIAEVLANSDLFDEPPVYECTAEFLQSSERFLWIAYRGATACGFLSASIYRHPDKPRELFIHEMGVAENARRTGVGTALIGAARQAARVANCANLWVLAETGDSRADAFYSSIGCGRRSDARMFTWEIRKS, encoded by the coding sequence ATGGCGGGCCGCTTATCGGTCAAACGGCTAACCGCGTCTGAAATTGCTGAAGTTTTGGCAAATTCCGATCTGTTTGACGAGCCGCCGGTCTATGAATGTACGGCAGAGTTTCTGCAATCAAGCGAGCGCTTCCTGTGGATTGCCTATCGCGGCGCAACCGCTTGCGGATTTCTCAGCGCTTCGATCTATCGCCATCCCGACAAGCCGCGCGAACTGTTCATTCACGAGATGGGCGTTGCCGAAAATGCGCGCCGCACCGGAGTGGGGACTGCCTTGATCGGGGCGGCGCGTCAGGCAGCCCGGGTTGCCAACTGTGCCAATCTATGGGTGCTTGCCGAAACAGGTGATAGCAGGGCCGATGCATTCTATTCGTCAATAGGTTGTGGACGGCGCAGCGACGCGCGTATGTTTACCTGGGAAATCCGCAAATCATGA
- a CDS encoding RES family NAD+ phosphorylase, which translates to MRLWRLTRAPYLALDGSGPEKHGARWVSPGKPVINFASEPGLAVLVVLRYLPRDLAGIDQDYVLGWTDVEGEPERLPFVEDQDEKRRIGDDWLGSGRSLLATVQSAVLPEADVIMMNPAHLGFAGVAPLTARPFDFRQCLHLPENPQ; encoded by the coding sequence ATGCGGCTGTGGCGCCTCACCCGTGCGCCTTATCTGGCACTTGATGGTTCGGGGCCGGAGAAACACGGCGCCCGCTGGGTGTCGCCGGGCAAGCCGGTCATCAATTTTGCGTCCGAGCCCGGTCTCGCCGTACTGGTGGTGCTGCGCTATTTGCCGCGCGACCTTGCCGGAATTGATCAGGATTATGTGCTGGGATGGACCGATGTGGAGGGGGAGCCGGAGCGATTGCCGTTTGTCGAAGACCAGGACGAAAAGCGCCGGATCGGCGACGACTGGCTTGGCTCTGGGCGCTCGCTTCTCGCTACGGTCCAATCGGCGGTGTTGCCAGAAGCTGACGTGATCATGATGAACCCGGCGCATCTCGGTTTTGCCGGCGTCGCACCGCTCACGGCCAGACCGTTCGACTTTCGCCAATGCCTCCACCTGCCGGAGAACCCGCAATGA
- a CDS encoding nitroreductase, producing MNVTEAVETRRSVRAFTDQPVDPAVLRRVLDKAALSPSGGNTQPWSAVIVTGDALADITAKIKEKVQSAPMGEDMEYAIYPEGLDGRYEEQRRAIGKAMFHSIGLERGDAAGRIAQMGKNWDSFGAPVQLFTYTRKYMGPPQWSDMGMWLQTVMLLLGEEGLDSCAQEIWAMYGTYMRQLLDIDDEHIFFCGMAIGHRDESDPINNFERPRTPVNDTVRWVGFDAA from the coding sequence ATGAACGTAACCGAAGCTGTTGAAACCCGCCGCTCTGTCCGGGCCTTTACTGATCAGCCGGTTGATCCGGCAGTCCTCCGGCGCGTGCTCGACAAAGCGGCGCTCAGTCCGTCGGGCGGCAACACCCAGCCGTGGAGCGCGGTGATCGTCACGGGCGATGCGCTTGCGGACATTACCGCCAAGATCAAAGAAAAGGTCCAATCCGCGCCGATGGGTGAGGATATGGAATATGCGATCTACCCCGAGGGGCTGGATGGCCGTTATGAGGAGCAGCGCCGCGCCATTGGCAAGGCGATGTTCCATTCCATCGGTCTTGAACGCGGCGATGCGGCAGGACGGATCGCGCAAATGGGCAAAAACTGGGACAGTTTCGGCGCGCCTGTGCAATTGTTCACTTACACCAGAAAATATATGGGTCCGCCGCAATGGTCGGACATGGGGATGTGGCTGCAAACGGTCATGTTGCTGCTGGGCGAGGAAGGGCTGGATAGCTGCGCGCAGGAAATCTGGGCGATGTACGGCACTTATATGCGCCAATTGCTCGATATAGATGACGAGCATATTTTCTTCTGCGGAATGGCGATCGGCCACCGCGATGAAAGCGATCCGATCAACAATTTCGAGCGTCCGCGCACGCCCGTGAATGACACGGTGCGCTGGGTCGGGTTCGACGCTGCTTGA
- the fsa gene encoding fructose-6-phosphate aldolase produces the protein MKFFADTAEIDDIKELAATGLLDGVTTNPSLIAKSGRDFMEVTKEICGLTDGPVSAEVVALDHETMLKEAHVLRKIADNVCIKVPLTIDGLKTCKALTGDGTMVNVTLCFSANQALLAAKAGATFVSPFVGRHDDNGTNGMELIRDIRTIYNNYLFDTEILVASVRHATHVLESALIGADVMTAPPKVIMALANHVLTDKGIEGFMADWAKTGQSIL, from the coding sequence ATGAAATTCTTCGCCGACACTGCCGAGATTGACGATATCAAGGAACTGGCTGCAACCGGTCTGCTCGACGGGGTAACCACAAACCCCAGCCTGATTGCAAAATCGGGCCGCGATTTCATGGAAGTCACAAAGGAAATTTGCGGCCTGACCGATGGCCCGGTCAGCGCAGAGGTGGTCGCGCTCGATCATGAAACGATGCTGAAAGAAGCACACGTGCTGCGCAAAATTGCGGACAACGTCTGCATCAAGGTGCCGCTCACGATTGACGGGCTGAAAACGTGCAAGGCGCTGACGGGTGATGGCACGATGGTCAATGTCACACTGTGTTTCAGTGCCAATCAGGCGCTGCTTGCGGCCAAGGCGGGGGCGACCTTCGTCTCGCCATTTGTCGGACGCCACGACGATAATGGCACGAACGGGATGGAATTGATCCGCGATATCCGGACGATTTATAACAATTACCTGTTCGACACCGAAATCCTCGTCGCCAGCGTGCGCCACGCGACCCATGTGCTTGAAAGCGCGCTGATCGGTGCCGACGTCATGACTGCACCGCCCAAGGTGATCATGGCGCTGGCCAACCACGTGCTGACCGACAAGGGCATCGAAGGCTTCATGGCCGATTGGGCAAAAACCGGCCAAAGCATCCTCTGA